Within the Corallococcus exiguus genome, the region CCGCCTCGTCTTCCCTGGCCGGCAGGCGGTGGTTGGACAGGCGCTTATCCGCCGCGAGCGCCGTCACCAGCTTCCCCCACGCGAGCATGTCCGTGTGCATGTAGAAGCGGCCGAACACCTCCAGCTCCTGGAAGAGGAGCTCCTCCACCGTCGCGTCATCGAACCGGGCGCCGGTGACGTTCTCCACGGCGGCCAGCGCCAGCAGGAACTCGCCCGCGTCGCCACCCGGCGTGCCGATGACGCCCTGCTCGTCGCGGCCGTCCACGCAGGAGCGGCGCCCCGTCATCAGCAGCGCGGACAGCCGCGCCCAGCGCACCTGGCTGGGGTCGCCCACGTGCCGCTCGATGTGCTCCTTCTTCAGCGGGCCCGTGGCGGGGCCCTCCTCCGCCGCGAAGGTGGGCGTGGTGAGGCCGCGCTCGAAGATGGCCGCGCGCCGGCTGGTGGAGTAGCCCGCCGTGCGCCAGGCAATCATGCCGCCGGCCAGCGCGGCCACGTACTGCATGCCCAGCGCGTGCAGGTACTGCGCCGCCAGGCCCGCGCGCCGGCCGCTGTGGGACACGAGCACCACGGGCACGTCCGGACCCAGCTGCGGGTGCACTTCCGCGATGCGCTCCAGCGGCACCCAGAGAGAGCCCGGGATGTGACCCATCACCCCCGTGAGGTCTTCCTTCTCACGGATGTCGATGACGCGGATGGCCCGGCCCTGCTCGGCGACGAACTGCACTGGCACCCGAGGCGTCATCGCGCCGCTGGCGCGCAGCTCCGCCTTCCATTTGCGCTGGAAGAGGACGGAGCTCGCGGGCTCAGGTGGCGGAGTCGGCATGGGCGCTCGAGGTGGAGGTTGGCAGGAGCGCCAGCAGGTTGTTCTGGATGCTCTGGCAGATGGTATCGAGCGGCAGGTCGTTGTCGTCCGTGCCGAAGGGGTCCTCAATCTCGACGCCAATCTCTTCGATACCAAAGAAGACATACGCGACGAGGAACGTGGCCAGGACTGTCACCCAGCCAAAGGTGTCCACCAGCGCGAAGGGCAGGGTGAAGCAGTAGAGGATGAGCGCGCGGCGCACGTGCACCATGTACGCGAAGGGCATGGGCGTGCGGTGGATGCGCTCACAACCCCCCAGGTAGTCGATGAGCTGGTGGACGTTCTGGTCCAGCTGCATCTGGACGTACTCGGGATAGAGCCCCTGGCGGCGGCCCTCGTCCAGCACGGCGGTCATCCGGCGGGCCACGTTGAGGGGCACGTGCTGGGCCTTGAGCACCTCCGCCACCTCCCCGGAGGGCAGGGGGCCCGTGTGGGGACCCAGGTGCCGCTGCTGGCCGCGCAGCCACCCGGCGGTGGCGAAGGGGAACGCGGCCGTCCAGCGCACCAGCGTGGCGAACAGCTCCGTGTGGCCGATGAAGGGCTCCGACGCACGGATCAGGTTGCGCGTCTCGTTGACGATGCCGCCCCAGAGCTTCCGGCCCTCCCAGAAGCGGTCATAGGAAGCGTTGGTTCGGAACACGAGCAGGAGGCTCAGCGAGATGCCCGCCAGCGTGTGCACCGTCGGGGGCACGCCCACGTTGCGCACCCGCTGGTGGAAGAGCACCACGGCCGCGGCCCAGACAACGCACATCAACACTCGGCCGACGATCTCCTTCACCATCGAACCGCGCAGGTAGTGGAAGTAGCTCCACCAGCGATGCGGGTCATACTCAACCATGTAGGGGATACCCTCCGGAACGGGAGGCGCATGCTAACCGCACCGCGACGCGTCGTGAGCAGTGCTTTGAGAGATTGCGGATGCAGGACGTTTCGGGTGATGGCCGGGCGTCGGGGGCTTCAGCTAAGGAGGAAGACGGTCGGTCCACTCCCTCGTCAAGGAGGCGTCTTCCATGCGCCGTCATCTCACGCCCCTGCTGATGTTCCTCGCCGCCTCGGCGAGCGGTTGCAGCTTCCTGCGCACGGACGTCCTGCTGGACACGCTCAACACCCCGGACTCGTCGAATCCGAAGGACGTGCCGGTCCGGGTGCCGGCGGTGGAGCGCGTGGCGGGGCTGACGCGCGCACAGCTGACGGACTCCTATGTGGACCCGGCGCGCGCGGGCGCGTGGATGGAGGCGCTGGGCGCGTCTCCGGAGGCCGTGCTGGACATGTCGGCGTGCCTGGTCCAGCACGCGGGCAACGACTCGGCGTCCTGCTATGAGAACGACGCGCGCACGGGCTACGTCGACCGGACCGTGAAGGCGTCGGCGTGGGGCGTGCCGATGCCCGCGCAGGCCCTCCCCGTGGCGGCAGCGGCGGCGGAGGAGGTGGACGCGGAGCGCTTCCTCGCGAACGCGATGGGCATTGGTCCGTCGCTCGCGGCGTTGCAGCAGTCGCTGGAGGTGCCGCTGACGCGCGAGGTGCTCGCGCAGGGCATCCAGCGGGGCGCGGCGTCCGCGGCGGCGTACGTGCGGGCGCGCTCGTGGCGGCGCGACCTGCAGCGGCCCAGCAACGCGGTGGTGCTGAGCGGCGGCGGGGCCAACGGGGCGTTCAGCGCGGGGGCCATGTGGCGGCTGTTGGGCATCCTGGAGCAGTGCCGGGGCAAGCCCGCGCCGGAGGGGTGCGGAGACGCGCGAATCGACCTGGCGGCGGGGACG harbors:
- a CDS encoding rhodanese-like domain-containing protein, which gives rise to MPTPPPEPASSVLFQRKWKAELRASGAMTPRVPVQFVAEQGRAIRVIDIREKEDLTGVMGHIPGSLWVPLERIAEVHPQLGPDVPVVLVSHSGRRAGLAAQYLHALGMQYVAALAGGMIAWRTAGYSTSRRAAIFERGLTTPTFAAEEGPATGPLKKEHIERHVGDPSQVRWARLSALLMTGRRSCVDGRDEQGVIGTPGGDAGEFLLALAAVENVTGARFDDATVEELLFQELEVFGRFYMHTDMLAWGKLVTALAADKRLSNHRLPAREDEAGWHAFVDHPPVDARPVVMEQLLEPAHMGCGHLKLMLTRPQDYGVRPDLVRSFLCAFHDLRWQGVPELEFVTLSGEHDEAAVLTVFVEEELWDMAPIPLVSPSVGPKQVFVAHPQVAAKHRDHYVEFFQRLPKWVKVEPHQVEPLRTEMNALAATQLGHTLKSLAKGLPIFEARFDGAETVRVVEAGKV
- a CDS encoding bestrophin family protein, which codes for MVEYDPHRWWSYFHYLRGSMVKEIVGRVLMCVVWAAAVVLFHQRVRNVGVPPTVHTLAGISLSLLLVFRTNASYDRFWEGRKLWGGIVNETRNLIRASEPFIGHTELFATLVRWTAAFPFATAGWLRGQQRHLGPHTGPLPSGEVAEVLKAQHVPLNVARRMTAVLDEGRRQGLYPEYVQMQLDQNVHQLIDYLGGCERIHRTPMPFAYMVHVRRALILYCFTLPFALVDTFGWVTVLATFLVAYVFFGIEEIGVEIEDPFGTDDNDLPLDTICQSIQNNLLALLPTSTSSAHADSAT